One genomic region from Ornithinicoccus hortensis encodes:
- the ppgK gene encoding polyphosphate--glucose phosphotransferase: MTNHILGIDIGGSGIKGAPVDLDRGEFATDRHRLETPEKSTPAAVAEIVAKVAKKFADDVPDDAPVGITVPAVVHHGVVRSAANIDDSWIGTDAERLFGEALGRPVLVVNDADAAGAAEMHYGAGRGNDGVVLMTTLGTGIGSALFLGGELLPNTELGHLELDGHDAETRAASSVREDEDLSWEEWAQRLQRYYGHVEDLLWPDLILVGGGVSKKADKFLPLLHLRSPIVAAQLRNDAGIIGAAWLAAHRENHA, from the coding sequence GTGACCAACCACATCCTCGGCATCGACATCGGCGGCAGCGGCATCAAGGGTGCCCCCGTCGACCTGGACAGGGGCGAGTTCGCGACCGACCGGCACCGGCTCGAGACCCCCGAGAAGTCGACCCCGGCAGCCGTCGCGGAGATCGTGGCCAAGGTCGCCAAGAAGTTCGCCGACGACGTGCCGGACGACGCCCCGGTCGGGATCACCGTCCCTGCCGTGGTCCACCACGGGGTGGTCCGCAGCGCCGCGAACATCGACGACTCCTGGATCGGCACGGACGCCGAGCGGCTGTTCGGCGAGGCGCTGGGCCGGCCCGTCCTGGTGGTCAACGACGCCGATGCGGCCGGCGCCGCCGAGATGCACTACGGCGCGGGCCGCGGCAACGACGGAGTGGTCCTGATGACCACCCTGGGCACCGGCATCGGGTCGGCGCTGTTCCTCGGCGGCGAGCTGCTGCCGAACACCGAGCTGGGGCACCTGGAGCTGGACGGCCACGACGCGGAGACCCGCGCCGCGTCGAGCGTCCGGGAGGACGAGGACCTGTCCTGGGAGGAGTGGGCGCAACGGCTGCAGCGCTACTACGGCCACGTGGAGGACCTGCTCTGGCCGGACCTCATCCTGGTCGGTGGAGGGGTGTCCAAGAAGGCGGACAAGTTCCTGCCCCTGCTGCACCTGCGCTCCCCCATCGTGGCCGCCCAGCTGCGCAACGACGCTGGCATCATCGGGGCGGCCTGGCTCGCCGCCCACCGGGAGAACCACGCCTGA
- the map gene encoding type I methionyl aminopeptidase, translating into MPISTTRLAPGRVSPRRPVPASITRPEYVDRPAPAPFTGSEVKDAETIEAMRVACRIAAQALAECGRAARPGVTTDEIDRIGHEFLLDHGAYPSTLGYRGFPKSLCTSVNEVICHGIPDDRPLQDGDILNVDITAYIGGVHGDNNATFLVGDVDEESRLLVERTEQAMMRGIKAALPGREVNIIGRVIEAYAKRFGYGVVRDYTGHGVGPSFHSGLVIPHYDAAPDYADVIEPGMTFTIEPMLNLGSPDWYSWDDGWTVLTADGRRSAQFEHTILITDSGNEILTLP; encoded by the coding sequence ATGCCGATTTCGACCACAAGGCTGGCCCCCGGGAGGGTGAGTCCCCGCCGTCCGGTGCCGGCCTCGATCACCCGCCCCGAGTATGTCGACCGCCCGGCCCCCGCGCCGTTCACCGGCTCGGAGGTCAAGGACGCCGAGACCATCGAGGCGATGCGGGTCGCCTGCCGGATCGCCGCCCAGGCGCTGGCCGAGTGCGGGCGGGCCGCCCGGCCCGGCGTCACCACCGACGAGATCGACCGGATCGGCCACGAGTTCCTGCTCGACCACGGTGCCTACCCCTCCACGCTGGGCTACCGGGGCTTCCCCAAGTCCCTGTGCACCTCCGTCAACGAGGTGATCTGCCACGGCATCCCCGACGACCGGCCGCTGCAGGACGGCGACATCCTCAACGTGGACATCACGGCATACATCGGCGGGGTGCACGGCGACAACAACGCGACCTTCCTGGTCGGCGACGTCGACGAGGAGTCCCGGCTGCTGGTCGAGCGCACCGAGCAGGCGATGATGCGGGGCATCAAGGCGGCCCTGCCCGGTCGGGAGGTCAACATCATCGGCCGGGTCATCGAGGCCTACGCCAAGCGCTTCGGCTACGGCGTGGTCCGGGACTACACCGGGCACGGCGTCGGGCCGTCCTTCCACTCCGGCCTGGTCATCCCGCACTACGACGCCGCGCCCGACTACGCCGACGTGATCGAGCCCGGGATGACCTTCACCATCGAGCCGATGCTCAACCTGGGCAGCCCCGACTGGTACTCCTGGGACGACGGGTGGACCGTCCTCACGGCCGACGGCCGGCGCTCGGCACAGTTCGAACACACCATCCTGATCACCGACAGCGGCAACGAGATCCTCACGCTGCCCTAG
- a CDS encoding methionine aminopeptidase, with protein MPYWFNVETRQVVEHDDPERPKGETLMGPYDTAEDAAAALDTARRKTEAWDEEDRKEAEWRSGDPDAANWDNNPLNG; from the coding sequence ATGCCCTACTGGTTCAACGTCGAGACCCGTCAGGTCGTGGAGCACGACGACCCCGAGCGCCCCAAGGGCGAGACCCTGATGGGTCCCTACGACACGGCCGAGGACGCGGCCGCGGCGCTGGACACGGCCCGCCGCAAGACGGAGGCCTGGGACGAGGAGGACCGCAAGGAGGCCGAGTGGCGCAGCGGTGACCCCGACGCGGCGAACTGGGACAACAACCCGCTCAACGGGTGA
- a CDS encoding SRPBCC family protein, with product MTESQTADATATGPGDSVIEVEHITPHGVDDLWQRLVSPDGVEALLGEGARLGGKGEPWRAADGTFGVTRSYHPGEQIRVSWHADADAPATLVDLQFAPHEQGTRLSLRHEQLTPDAPAEELRRRWEGALARFGG from the coding sequence ATGACCGAGAGCCAGACCGCCGACGCGACCGCGACCGGCCCAGGGGATTCCGTCATCGAGGTCGAACACATCACGCCGCACGGGGTGGACGACCTCTGGCAGCGCCTGGTGTCACCGGACGGCGTCGAGGCCCTCCTCGGGGAGGGCGCCCGGCTGGGCGGCAAGGGGGAACCGTGGCGCGCCGCCGACGGCACCTTCGGGGTGACCCGCAGCTACCACCCCGGCGAGCAGATCCGGGTCTCCTGGCACGCCGACGCCGACGCTCCCGCGACCCTGGTCGACCTGCAGTTCGCCCCGCACGAGCAGGGCACCCGGCTGAGCCTGCGCCACGAGCAGCTCACCCCGGACGCCCCCGCCGAGGAGCTGCGGCGCCGCTGGGAGGGCGCGCTCGCCCGCTTCGGCGGCTGA
- a CDS encoding CBS domain-containing protein, with the protein MRIREVIRRKGDQVVTIRPDADVTTLLAMLAEHNIGAVVVSADDGATLSGIVSERDVVRRLQADGAAALSLPVADLMTVEVQTCVPEDALEELALRMTEHRIRHLPVVEDGRITAIVSIGDIVKHRIDELQEERQQLVSYIQH; encoded by the coding sequence ATGCGTATCCGTGAGGTGATCCGACGGAAGGGCGACCAGGTCGTGACGATCCGACCGGACGCCGACGTGACCACGCTCCTGGCCATGCTGGCCGAGCACAACATCGGGGCCGTCGTGGTCAGTGCCGACGACGGCGCCACCCTGTCCGGCATCGTCAGCGAGCGTGACGTGGTGCGCCGGTTGCAGGCCGACGGCGCCGCCGCCCTGTCCCTGCCGGTCGCGGACCTGATGACCGTCGAGGTGCAGACCTGCGTGCCGGAGGACGCCCTGGAGGAGCTGGCGCTGCGGATGACCGAGCACCGGATCCGTCACCTGCCCGTGGTCGAGGACGGGCGGATCACCGCGATCGTCAGCATCGGCGACATCGTCAAGCACCGGATCGACGAGCTGCAGGAAGAACGCCAGCAGCTGGTCAGCTACATCCAACACTGA
- a CDS encoding glutamine synthetase family protein → MDRQQEYVLRTIEERDIRFVRLWFTDVLGALKSVAVAPAELESAFSEGIGFDGSAIEGFTRVYEADMIVRPDASTFQTLAWRGDNQGTARMFCDILMPDGSPAASDSRHVLKRALDSAADAGFTFYTHPEIEFYLFKEPYVAGQPPVPLDQAGYFDHVARGDGHDFRRAAITMLEQMGISVEFSHHEGGPGQNEIDLRYADALSTADNIMTFRTVVREVALRHQAYASFMPKPLAGQPGSGMHTHVSLFEGDTNAFHEPGAPYQLSQTGRRFIAGLLVHAREISAVTNQWVNSYKRIWGGAEAPAHVCWGHNNRSALVRVPMYKPGKGQSSRVEIRSLDSACNPYLAFALLVAAGLKGIQEGYDLPPEAEDDVWALTDNERRAMGIAELPQSLSEAIAAMEESELVAETLGESVFDFFLRNKKQEWGDYRAQVTPFELDRYLERL, encoded by the coding sequence ATGGATCGTCAGCAGGAGTACGTGCTTCGCACCATCGAGGAACGGGACATCCGGTTCGTCCGGCTGTGGTTCACCGACGTCCTCGGCGCGCTGAAGTCCGTCGCCGTCGCGCCGGCCGAGCTGGAGAGCGCGTTCAGCGAGGGGATCGGCTTCGACGGCAGTGCGATCGAGGGCTTCACCCGGGTCTACGAGGCGGACATGATCGTGCGCCCCGACGCCAGCACCTTCCAGACCCTGGCGTGGCGCGGCGACAACCAGGGCACCGCCCGGATGTTCTGCGACATCCTGATGCCCGACGGGAGCCCGGCGGCCTCGGACTCCCGGCACGTGCTGAAGCGGGCGCTGGACTCGGCGGCCGACGCGGGCTTCACCTTCTACACCCACCCCGAGATCGAGTTCTACCTGTTCAAGGAGCCCTACGTCGCCGGGCAGCCGCCTGTGCCGCTGGACCAGGCCGGCTACTTCGACCACGTGGCGCGCGGGGACGGCCACGACTTCCGGCGCGCCGCGATCACGATGCTGGAGCAGATGGGGATCTCGGTGGAGTTCAGCCACCACGAGGGCGGCCCCGGCCAGAACGAGATCGACCTGAGGTATGCCGACGCGCTCTCGACCGCGGACAACATCATGACCTTCCGGACCGTGGTGCGGGAGGTGGCGCTGCGGCACCAGGCCTACGCCTCCTTCATGCCCAAGCCGCTGGCCGGGCAGCCGGGGTCGGGGATGCACACCCACGTGTCCCTCTTCGAGGGGGACACCAACGCCTTCCACGAGCCGGGCGCGCCCTACCAGTTGAGCCAGACCGGGCGCCGGTTCATCGCCGGGCTGCTGGTGCACGCCCGCGAGATCTCCGCGGTGACCAACCAGTGGGTCAACTCCTACAAGCGGATCTGGGGCGGCGCCGAGGCGCCGGCGCACGTCTGCTGGGGCCACAACAACCGCAGCGCCCTGGTGCGGGTGCCGATGTACAAGCCCGGCAAGGGCCAGTCCAGCCGGGTGGAGATCCGGTCGCTGGACTCGGCCTGCAACCCCTACCTGGCGTTCGCGCTGTTGGTCGCGGCCGGGCTCAAGGGCATCCAGGAGGGCTACGACCTGCCGCCCGAGGCGGAGGACGACGTGTGGGCGCTCACCGACAACGAGCGCCGCGCCATGGGGATCGCCGAGCTGCCGCAGTCGCTGTCGGAGGCGATCGCGGCCATGGAGGAGAGCGAGCTGGTCGCCGAGACCCTCGGCGAGAGCGTCTTCGACTTCTTCCTGCGCAACAAGAAGCAGGAGTGGGGCGACTACCGGGCCCAGGTCACCCCGTTCGAGCTCGATCGGTACCTGGAGCGCCTGTGA
- a CDS encoding bifunctional [glutamine synthetase] adenylyltransferase/[glutamine synthetase]-adenylyl-L-tyrosine phosphorylase, which yields MTAGGPTGGALARVGFSDVRRAGGMLQELSAALPDLDGARLVRDLGMVADPDLALLTLVRLREAAPDLGDLISTASTQRERLVALLGASTALGDHLIHHPEQVREVTDPKSRAQRAGRSAQRAVTERMFETVGDRTGREAMDALRVGYHRELAEIAVEDLAAEDATAELPAVAAALADLAGAALEVAVQLARDEEPESEGVRFSVIAMGKTGGRELNYISDVDVIFLAGADDEADEERALRVGARLATAVIRICGQSTAEGSLWPVDAALRPEGKQGPLVRSLASHREYYQRWAKTWEFQALLKARHVAGDETLSREWLDVVEPLVWSASSRDGFVDEVQAMRRRVEQNVPKAEADRQLKLGPGGLRDIEFSVQLLELVHGRADETLRSETTLEALAALRDGGYVGRDDAAALDSAYRLLRVLEHRIQLYRLRRTHLMPTSEAELRRLGRSLGERRDAATAIVQRWRGQQREVRRLHERLFYRPLLSAVARLSTDEVRLSTDAAKDRLGALGFRDPAGAVRHLESLTEGVSRRATIQRHLLPVMLGWFADGADPDAGLLAFRQISDTLGTTHWYLRMLRDEGSAAERLAHVLSSSRYAVDLLIRSPEAVVLLGDPKGLSRVDPETLRTRLVSAAGRHEGAAEAFQAVRTVRARELLRVVLADLVGELDDAQVRASLTALTDALLEAGLAVATRAVVGDEDPLVRMMVVGMGRLGGAELGYASDADVMYVYEPVVEGTEGAAEQALAIVTELRKGLTGSGPDPAIELDATLRPEGKSGPLVRSLESYRAYYDRWSAGWESQALLRARPVAGDADLARRFTELIEPLRWPEGGIDARAVREVRRLKARMEAERLPRGADPRTHFKLGLGGLSDVEWVVQLHQLRHAHELPGLRTTRTLDALQALEEAGLVEAADAAVLRRSWVLASRLRDVGVLWRGRPVDSVPSHLRDAEGISRILGRAPGLGSKLAEEWRRTARRARQVVERLFYETAPVPAASPRRSDPRRS from the coding sequence GTGACCGCAGGAGGTCCGACCGGGGGCGCGTTGGCCAGGGTCGGCTTCTCCGACGTCCGACGTGCCGGTGGGATGCTGCAGGAGCTGTCCGCCGCGCTGCCCGACCTCGACGGCGCCCGCCTGGTGCGCGACCTGGGCATGGTGGCCGACCCCGACCTGGCGCTGCTGACCCTGGTCCGGCTGCGCGAGGCCGCGCCCGACCTCGGGGACCTGATCAGCACGGCGAGCACCCAGCGGGAGCGGTTGGTGGCGCTGCTCGGCGCCTCCACGGCGCTGGGGGACCACCTGATCCACCATCCCGAACAGGTCCGGGAGGTCACCGACCCCAAGTCCCGGGCGCAGCGGGCCGGGCGCAGCGCGCAGCGGGCGGTGACCGAGCGGATGTTCGAGACCGTCGGTGACCGCACCGGACGGGAGGCGATGGACGCCCTGCGGGTCGGCTACCACCGCGAGCTCGCCGAGATCGCGGTGGAGGACCTCGCCGCCGAGGACGCCACCGCCGAGCTGCCCGCCGTCGCGGCAGCCCTGGCCGACCTGGCCGGGGCGGCGCTCGAGGTCGCGGTGCAGCTGGCCCGCGACGAGGAGCCGGAGAGCGAGGGGGTGCGCTTCTCGGTCATCGCGATGGGCAAGACCGGGGGGCGCGAGCTGAACTACATCAGCGACGTCGACGTGATCTTCCTCGCGGGGGCCGACGACGAGGCGGACGAGGAACGGGCGCTGCGGGTCGGGGCCCGGCTGGCCACCGCCGTGATCCGGATCTGCGGACAGTCCACGGCCGAGGGCAGCCTGTGGCCGGTCGACGCCGCGCTGCGGCCGGAGGGCAAGCAGGGACCCCTGGTGCGCTCGCTGGCCTCGCACCGCGAGTACTACCAGCGGTGGGCCAAGACCTGGGAGTTCCAGGCGCTGCTCAAGGCGCGGCACGTCGCGGGCGACGAGACGCTGTCCCGCGAGTGGCTCGACGTGGTCGAGCCGCTGGTGTGGTCGGCCTCCAGCCGGGACGGCTTCGTCGACGAGGTCCAGGCGATGCGGCGCCGGGTGGAGCAGAACGTGCCCAAGGCCGAGGCGGACCGGCAGCTCAAGCTAGGCCCCGGCGGGCTGCGGGACATCGAGTTCAGCGTCCAGCTGCTGGAACTGGTCCACGGGCGGGCCGACGAGACGCTGCGCTCCGAGACCACCCTCGAGGCGCTCGCCGCCCTGCGCGACGGGGGCTACGTCGGCCGGGACGACGCCGCCGCCCTGGACTCGGCATACCGGCTGTTGCGGGTGCTCGAGCACCGGATCCAGCTCTACCGCCTGCGCCGCACCCACCTGATGCCGACCTCGGAGGCCGAGCTGCGCCGGCTCGGCCGCTCCCTGGGCGAGCGCCGGGACGCGGCGACCGCCATCGTGCAGCGTTGGCGCGGGCAGCAGCGCGAGGTGCGCCGGCTGCACGAGCGGCTGTTCTACCGGCCGCTGCTGTCGGCCGTCGCGCGGCTCTCGACCGACGAGGTGCGGTTGTCCACCGACGCCGCGAAGGACCGCCTCGGGGCGCTCGGTTTCCGCGACCCGGCCGGCGCGGTCCGGCACCTGGAGTCGCTGACCGAGGGGGTCAGCCGGCGCGCCACGATCCAGCGACACCTGTTGCCGGTGATGCTCGGCTGGTTCGCCGACGGCGCCGACCCGGACGCCGGGCTGCTGGCCTTCCGGCAGATCAGCGACACGCTCGGGACCACGCACTGGTACCTGCGGATGCTGCGCGACGAGGGTTCGGCCGCGGAACGGCTCGCGCACGTGCTGTCCAGCAGCCGGTATGCCGTCGACCTGCTCATCCGCTCGCCCGAGGCGGTCGTGCTGCTCGGGGACCCGAAGGGCCTGTCCCGCGTCGACCCGGAGACGCTGCGCACCCGGCTCGTGTCGGCCGCCGGTCGGCACGAGGGAGCGGCGGAGGCCTTCCAGGCGGTGCGCACGGTCCGGGCCCGGGAACTGCTGCGGGTTGTGCTGGCCGACCTCGTGGGGGAGCTGGACGACGCCCAGGTGCGGGCCTCCCTCACCGCGCTCACCGACGCCCTGCTGGAGGCCGGACTGGCGGTCGCGACCCGCGCGGTCGTCGGGGACGAGGACCCGCTGGTGCGGATGATGGTCGTCGGGATGGGCCGGCTCGGCGGCGCCGAGCTGGGCTACGCCAGCGACGCCGACGTGATGTACGTCTACGAGCCGGTCGTGGAGGGGACCGAGGGCGCGGCCGAGCAGGCCCTGGCGATCGTCACCGAACTGCGCAAGGGCCTGACCGGCAGCGGGCCCGACCCCGCGATCGAGCTGGACGCCACCCTGCGTCCGGAGGGCAAGAGCGGCCCGCTGGTGCGCAGCCTGGAGTCCTACCGCGCCTACTACGACCGGTGGTCCGCCGGGTGGGAGTCCCAGGCCCTGCTGCGGGCCAGGCCCGTCGCCGGCGACGCCGACCTGGCCCGGCGGTTCACCGAACTGATCGAGCCGCTGCGCTGGCCCGAGGGCGGGATCGACGCCCGGGCCGTCCGCGAGGTGCGCCGGCTCAAGGCCCGGATGGAGGCCGAACGGCTGCCGCGGGGCGCCGACCCGCGCACCCACTTCAAGCTCGGGCTGGGCGGGCTGAGCGACGTGGAGTGGGTGGTCCAGCTGCACCAGCTCCGGCACGCGCACGAACTGCCGGGCCTGCGCACCACGAGGACCCTGGACGCCCTGCAGGCCCTGGAGGAGGCCGGGCTGGTCGAGGCCGCCGACGCCGCCGTGCTGCGCCGGTCCTGGGTGCTGGCCTCCCGGCTGCGGGACGTCGGGGTGCTGTGGCGCGGCCGCCCGGTCGACTCGGTGCCCAGCCACCTGCGGGACGCCGAGGGGATCAGCCGGATCCTGGGTCGGGCACCCGGGCTGGGCAGCAAGCTGGCGGAGGAGTGGCGGCGCACCGCCCGCCGGGCCCGGCAGGTGGTGGAGCGGTTGTTCTACGAGACGGCACCGGTTCCCGCCGCGTCGCCGCGCCGATCGGACCCCCGGCGTTCGTAG
- a CDS encoding HisA/HisF-related TIM barrel protein, translated as MSGLTLLPAVDVAGGRAAQVVGEGTTDPYAVARAWVDQGSAWVHLVDLDRAFGRGDNLAQLAAIIEALPVPVQLSGGIGDEESVAAALGTGAARVVLSSAALRDPEWVADVVGTHRERVAVGVDVHGAEVVARGSEVRLGPLDDVLAGLAAVDCRTYVVADAARDGRRHGADTTLFRRVAEEVDGTVIASGGVASLADLEQLAALAPVGVGGVVLGAALYHGAFTLAEALELTGVPR; from the coding sequence ATGAGCGGGCTCACCCTGCTGCCGGCCGTGGACGTGGCCGGCGGGCGCGCTGCCCAGGTGGTGGGTGAGGGGACCACCGACCCGTATGCCGTGGCGCGCGCCTGGGTGGACCAGGGCTCAGCGTGGGTGCACCTGGTCGACCTGGACCGGGCGTTCGGGCGCGGCGACAACCTGGCCCAGCTCGCGGCGATCATCGAGGCGCTGCCGGTGCCGGTGCAGCTGTCCGGGGGGATCGGCGACGAGGAGTCGGTGGCCGCGGCGCTGGGCACCGGGGCCGCCCGGGTGGTGCTGAGCAGCGCCGCGCTGCGCGACCCGGAGTGGGTCGCGGACGTGGTGGGCACCCACCGCGAGCGGGTCGCCGTCGGCGTCGACGTGCACGGGGCGGAGGTCGTGGCCCGCGGCAGCGAGGTGCGGCTGGGGCCGCTGGACGACGTGCTGGCGGGCCTGGCCGCCGTGGACTGCCGCACCTACGTGGTGGCCGACGCCGCGCGGGACGGCCGGCGGCACGGTGCCGACACGACCCTGTTCCGACGGGTCGCCGAGGAGGTCGACGGCACGGTCATCGCCTCCGGTGGCGTCGCGTCCCTGGCCGACCTGGAGCAGCTGGCCGCCCTCGCCCCCGTGGGGGTGGGAGGTGTCGTGCTCGGCGCCGCCCTCTACCACGGCGCGTTCACGCTGGCCGAGGCGCTGGAACTGACGGGGGTGCCGCGGTGA
- a CDS encoding SseB family protein yields the protein MSGGRFEGHDPARGHDTAGVPWAGRTLTGTGFDDDEGAADAELAAALAAARTAGHSAGHAAERAAGPEHPAAPGGEERVVAAVAAARLLVPVVAVPGEVDDSTGLAADVSSDMAVVTLTAPDGARALPAFTSLDTLAAWDPEARPVPVEASRAAQAAVQEGCQVIVLDPPRPGTPPDQAAPAYVLRGSMVWALAMGRTWEPAHRDGAVAEAVAQAVRGLPAVRSHALAPGEDGALRVELELAEGLDQVTLQTLVTEIGQRIAADGEVRARIDALAFALRTAR from the coding sequence GTGAGCGGCGGACGGTTCGAGGGCCACGACCCCGCGCGCGGGCACGACACGGCCGGCGTCCCGTGGGCCGGCCGGACCCTGACCGGCACCGGCTTCGACGACGACGAGGGGGCCGCGGACGCCGAGCTCGCGGCGGCCCTCGCGGCGGCGCGGACCGCGGGACACAGTGCGGGGCACGCTGCGGAGCGGGCCGCGGGGCCGGAGCACCCAGCAGCGCCCGGGGGCGAGGAGCGGGTGGTGGCCGCGGTGGCGGCCGCCCGGCTGCTCGTGCCGGTGGTCGCGGTGCCGGGTGAGGTCGACGACTCCACCGGGCTGGCCGCCGACGTCTCCAGCGACATGGCGGTCGTCACGCTCACCGCCCCCGACGGCGCCCGTGCGCTGCCCGCCTTCACCTCCCTGGACACCCTCGCGGCGTGGGACCCCGAGGCCCGGCCGGTCCCGGTGGAGGCATCCAGGGCGGCACAGGCCGCCGTGCAGGAGGGGTGCCAGGTGATCGTGCTGGACCCCCCGCGTCCGGGGACCCCGCCGGACCAGGCGGCCCCGGCATACGTCCTGCGCGGGTCGATGGTGTGGGCCCTGGCGATGGGGCGCACCTGGGAGCCGGCCCACCGGGACGGTGCGGTCGCGGAGGCTGTGGCGCAGGCCGTGCGGGGGCTGCCGGCGGTGCGCAGCCACGCCCTCGCGCCGGGGGAGGACGGGGCGCTGCGGGTCGAGCTGGAGCTGGCCGAGGGGCTGGACCAGGTCACCCTGCAGACCCTGGTGACCGAGATCGGGCAACGGATCGCCGCGGACGGGGAGGTCCGGGCCCGGATCGACGCGCTGGCCTTCGCGCTGCGCACCGCGCGCTGA
- the infC gene encoding translation initiation factor IF-3: MSEPRINERIRVPEVRLVGPNGEQVGIVRVEDALRLAAEADLDLVEVAPMARPPVAKLMDFGKYKYEAAMKAREARKNQVNTVIKEIKLRPKIDAHDYGTKKGHVERFLKAGDKVKVTIMFRGREQSRPELGFRLLQRLAEDVAELGFVESAPKQDGRNMVMVLGPAKKKAAVRDEKRRDRQRSKSEAEHAAAEAEATGSEATDVAATAESPEASAS; this comes from the coding sequence ATCAGCGAACCTCGTATCAACGAGCGCATCCGGGTCCCCGAGGTGCGGTTGGTTGGCCCCAATGGTGAGCAGGTCGGCATCGTGCGCGTCGAGGACGCGCTCCGGCTGGCCGCCGAGGCAGACCTCGACCTCGTCGAGGTGGCCCCGATGGCCCGCCCGCCCGTGGCCAAGCTCATGGACTTCGGCAAGTACAAGTACGAAGCGGCCATGAAGGCCCGTGAGGCCCGGAAGAACCAGGTCAACACGGTCATCAAGGAGATCAAGCTTCGTCCGAAGATCGACGCGCACGACTACGGCACCAAGAAGGGCCACGTCGAGCGCTTCCTGAAGGCGGGGGACAAGGTCAAGGTCACCATCATGTTCCGCGGCCGCGAGCAGTCCCGACCGGAGCTGGGGTTCCGGCTCCTGCAGCGGCTGGCGGAGGACGTCGCCGAGCTGGGCTTCGTCGAGAGCGCGCCCAAGCAGGACGGGCGCAACATGGTGATGGTCCTCGGGCCGGCCAAGAAGAAGGCGGCCGTGCGCGACGAGAAGCGTCGTGACCGGCAGCGCTCCAAGTCCGAGGCCGAGCACGCCGCCGCCGAGGCGGAGGCCACCGGGTCGGAGGCCACCGACGTGGCCGCCACCGCGGAGTCGCCGGAGGCCTCGGCGAGCTGA
- the rpmI gene encoding 50S ribosomal protein L35 → MPKMKTHSGAKKRFRVTGSGKIMHQRARHVHKFQERTASQARRLVNDKVVAGADEKTAKKLLGR, encoded by the coding sequence ATGCCGAAGATGAAGACGCACAGTGGTGCCAAGAAGCGGTTCCGGGTGACCGGCAGCGGCAAGATCATGCACCAGCGCGCCCGCCACGTCCACAAGTTCCAGGAGCGCACCGCGAGCCAGGCTCGCCGCCTGGTCAACGACAAGGTCGTGGCCGGTGCCGACGAGAAGACCGCCAAGAAGCTGCTCGGCCGCTGA
- the rplT gene encoding 50S ribosomal protein L20, protein MARVKRAVNAQKKRRVTLERASGYRGQRSRLYRKAKEQVTHSLVYSYRDRRARKGDFRRLWIQRINAGARANGMTYNRFIQGLKAAEIEVDRRMLAELAVHDEAAFAKLVEIAKANVPAQSEGGSGDTSAA, encoded by the coding sequence GTGGCACGCGTGAAGCGGGCGGTCAACGCCCAGAAGAAGCGCCGGGTTACCCTCGAGCGCGCCAGCGGCTACCGGGGCCAGCGGTCCCGTCTCTACCGCAAGGCCAAGGAGCAGGTCACCCACTCGCTGGTCTACAGCTACCGGGACCGCCGGGCCCGCAAGGGCGACTTCCGTCGCCTCTGGATCCAGCGGATCAACGCCGGCGCCCGCGCCAACGGGATGACCTACAACCGGTTCATCCAGGGCCTGAAGGCTGCCGAGATCGAGGTCGACCGCCGCATGCTGGCCGAGCTGGCCGTGCACGACGAGGCGGCCTTCGCCAAGCTGGTGGAGATCGCCAAGGCGAACGTCCCGGCGCAGTCCGAGGGCGGCTCCGGCGACACCTCCGCCGCCTGA